In Flavobacterium luteolum, the DNA window TATTGGTTTTTGGGTTAATAACAAATGTATTAATTTTAAGTGTCTATTTTTAAATAGCTAGAAAGGGATGAAAAAACAAATTGTGTGTTTTTAAACTTCTACGGTTTTCGAATAATAAATTATTATCTCTTACCGTCACAATTAGAATATTGAGATTTAATTTTACTTAGATTCGTATCTTTTCATTACCTTAATCATGTCGTCCATAACATTGTGATCTAAAACTTTAGCATAATGCTGTGTCTGTTTTATATTGGTATGTCCCATCATTGAAGAGACATGTTCGATTCGGACTCCGTTTCCAAGGGTCACAGTTGTACCGAAGGTATGTCTTGCCACATACCATGTCAGATGTTTTTGTATGTTACAGATGTCGGCAATTTCTTTAAGATATGCATTCATTTTCTGGTTTGAAATAATTGGTATTAGTCCAATCTGTTTTCCTTGGTATTTTTCAATGATCCTTCTGGCAGGAGGAAGAACAGGTACGTTTTCTCTGATGTCAGTTTTTGTTCTGCTGGCCATTATCCATAATTCATTTTTGTTCTTTGAGAGAATATTAGCATTTGTAAGAGAACATGCGTCAACCGGAGCATAACCTGTATAGCAGCAGAACAGAAAAATGTCCCTAACTTTCTGAAGTCTTTCAATATCTATGACTTTATTTTCAATAAGGTTTAATTCTTCCTGTGATAAAAATACAGCATCTTTAACGCTGATCTTTCCATCATATACAATAAAGGGGTTTCTCTGTATTAATTCCATTTTGATGCAGTGTGTGCACGCAGTTTTAAACATTCGGATATATTTTACCACCGAGTTATTTTTAATTCCTTGTACGCTCTTAAAAGTACTCTCGTATTTAAGGTATTCCTCCAGTTTGTATATAAATGACGATTTAACTTCATCAATAGGAAAGTCTTCCTTATTATACTCTTTGAAAATAAAAGCTTTCATAAGTTCACTAGACCTCTGGTATTTTTGAAGTGAAGCTGGCGCCCTCTCTCCATTCTTAACTTTTTTTTCGAAATGATCGTTGTGTTTTTTTAAGATCTGAAGTATAGTTAGATCACACTTTTTGGGGGTTGGCAGTCCCATTAGTTCATTTTTAAGGATCTGAAGTTTTACCTCAGGTTTTAATTTAAAAAGTTCGTTGAATTTGCGTTCAATGTTAAGATGCAAATTGTCAAGAGCGCTCTTAATTACTTTTTCTTTTTCAATTTTTAAAACTCCCCTCAACTTAGAGGTTGCTTTCCATCTATCTGCGGCAATTGATTTTCCTGTAGATAGAGACGTTTCCTGTTCTTTGTAATTGATTCGCGCAAAGATCGGAGATTCACCGTTTAAATCGGCTTTTTGTGTTTTGATGTAGAAGATAACTTTTAACATGTCCTGCAGTTTTTAAATTAATTAAAATTGTTTAAAAAAAATGCGGGAAGCTTTGTTTTTAGGGGAATTCCCTGGGAATATGAAAAAATTAGTTGACCTGTTTCATCATAAAATTGACTTAAAATTGATAGGTACACCAATAGGTCCACTTTACTTTACTGTTTTAAGTATTTTTTGATAATGTCTTAAAAATGAAAAACCCTTTAAATACTAGTATTTAAAGGGTTTGTGACTTTTAAAGTTTCTTCTGAAACTTCATCTGGCGGAGAAAGAGGGATTCGAACCCCCGGACCTGTTACAGTCAACAGTTTTCAAGACTGCCGCATTCGACCGCTCTGCCATTTCTCCAGTATGTCGCGATCATTATCTGATTGCGGGTGCAAATATAAGACGGTTTTTCGGTTATAAAAACTTTTTTTGGACTTTTTTTTAAAGTTTTTTGAGATAATTTTCAAGTATCTAATTATCAGTATTTCCGAAAGTGATATTTTTTTTAAATTAATCTAAATCGTCTAAAATTGGCGTTGGTTTTTTGTGTTCGTCGACTGCAACAAACGAAAAAGTTCCTGAAACTACTGTTTCGCGAAGCTCAGAATACATTTGTTCCATAAAAATATCAACATGAATTTTACAGCTTGTTCTTCCAACGCTATCTACTTTTGCTACTAATTCGATTAAAGTTCCCGCAGGAATCGCCTTTTTAAAGTCAATTTGTCCTGTAGAAATTGTAACTACTTTTTTACGACTGAAACGTGTTGCACAGATAAAAGCAACTTCGTCCATTAAATGAAGAGCAGTTCCTCCAAATAAAGTATCGTAATGATTTGTCGTGCTAGGAAAAACGGCTTTGAAAATACGAGTTTCTGATTTTTGAATTCTTTCTTCGACTGTTCCCATATTAGTAATTAACGTATTCTGTAATTTCAAGTCCGTATCCAATCATACCGACACGTTTTGTTTGCTCTGTATTCGAAACCAGTCTAATTTTAGAAATATCTAAATCATGAAGAATTTGCGCTCCAATTCCGTAATCTTTGCTATCAATGATGACTTTTGGAGCTTTCAGAGTTCCGTTAGCTTGCAATGATTTAAGCTCAGAAATTCTGTTTAAAAGATTAACTGCAGTCATGTCTTGATTGATAAAGATAACAGCGCCTTTTCCGTTCTCGTTAATCACTTTGAACATGTCGTCCAATTGCTGTTCAGCATTATTAGTCAGCGTGCCTAACAAGTCGTTATTTACTTGCGAAGAGTGAATTCTTGTTAAGATAGGTTCGCCAAGATTCCAAGTTCCTTTAGTTAAAGCGATATGAATTTGCTTGTTGGTGGTTTGCTCGTAAGCTCTTAAACGGAAAGTTCCGAAACGAGTCTCAATATCAAAATCTTCTTTTTTAACGATTAGGCTATCGTGCTGCATTCTATAAGCAACCAAATCTTCAATAGAAACTAATTTTAAATCAAATTTCTTTGCCACTTTGATCAATTCTGGCAAACGTGACATTGTTCCGTCTTCGTTTAAAATTTCGCAGATTACACCAGCAGGTTTAAATCCCGCAAGACGTGCAAAATCAATAGCTGCTTCCGTATGGCCAGTTCTTCTTAAAACACCGCCTTGTTTAGCGATTAAAGGAAAAATATGGCCAGGACGAGCTAAATCGTGAGGTTTTGTATTTGGATCAACTAATGATTGAACTGTTTTTGATCTATCGGCAGCAGAAATTCCAGTTGTAACCCCTTGACCTTTTAAATCAACAGAAACAGTAAAAGCAGTTTCCATGTGATCTGTATTGTTGGTAACCATAGCGCGAAGATCTAATTCCTTGCATCGGCTTTCTGTAAGCGGTGTACAAATTAAACCACGTCCGTGAGTAGCCATAAAGTTGATCATTTCTGGAGTAACTTTTTCGGCAGCAGCCAAAAAATCACCTTCATTTTCTCGATCCTCATCATCGACTACAATGATTACTTTACCTTGACGAATATCTTCTATAGCTTCTTCAATGGTATTCAGTTGTATTTTTGTTGTTGACATAATTATTTTTGCTTTTGAGCAGATGAAAACCGCTCAGAGATTTTCTGAATTAGTTGTGAAATTGGGGTTGTGATCGCATCAAAATTAATCAAACCATTATCGTTTGTAGCGCGATAGGTTAATAATATGGCAAGCGGCGATAAGACAAAAGATGACATCCATGATCCCATAAATGGAGTCATACCGCCTTCTTGAGATAACCTTTTTCCGAATGTATTGATGAAATGGAAAGTAATAAAGATTAAAACAGCAAATACAATAGGAAGTCCAAGTCCTCCTTTTCTAATAATAGCGCCAAGCGGAGCTCCAATAAAGAACATTAAGAAACAGGCAAAAGCAATAACAAACTTCTCGTATAATGCATTGTAGTGTTTGTTGATTTCTCGCTCTTTGTCTTTTAAATCTTTCTGTGTCGTTTCTATAGAATAAATATTACTGGTAATATTGCTTCCTGCCATTTTTAAAATATCAACTTTGTCTTTATTAGAATAAATAGACAAAACATCGTTTGGAAGCGGTTTCTTCTTGATATTTTTTTGAGTATTTTCATAGAATCTTTTAATTCCAACACGCTGATTGATGTTTTCAGAAAAGGAAACAATTTCGTTATCTAAATTTTTACTCAATGAGTCTAAAGTATAGCGCAATTCATTAACGTTTAGCATTGCATTTGTTCCTGCAATACTTTCTTTACTGTCATCGACTTTGTTTAGTTCAGATAAATCGATATTGATAATCTGTGTCTTAAATTTTCCTTTTATAAAAGGCATTTTCGCACGATCCTCATATTTTTTTGGAGTAACATCTTGGTAGTAATAACCGTCATTTAATACCAGTTTTAAAATGCTAGATTTTTCATTGCTTACAAGTTCCCCTGTTTTAGCTTTAATCACGGTTTTGTTTTCGCCCAAATTATTCGCTTTCTCGTGAATAGTCACACCAGTCAAGTGATTGCCGTTTTCGCCAGATTTTTTGTTTACTTTAATATTGTAAGTGCCAACATCATTAAACTGACCCTCGGCAATTGCCATAGCTGGTTTTGCTTGAGCGATGTTTTTTCTAAAATTGACAAATTTATATTCGGCATAAGGAATTACATTGTTTGCAAACCAAAATGCAACAATACTTAAAACGAAAATAAAAATAATTAGTACTCTCATTGCTCTTTGCAGCGAGATCCCAGACGATTTCATGGCTGCGAACTCATAATTTTCGGCAAGATTTCCGAAAGTCATGATTGAAGCTAATAAAACCGAAAGAGGTAAAACTAACGGGATAATTCGTGGCATAGAAAAAAGCAGGAATTTCACGACCAATATTAAATCGAGATCTTTACCTGCTAGTTCTGAAATAAATAGCCATACTGTTTGCAGTATGAATATGAAAAATAAGATTACAAATACCGTAGTAAATGTAAGTAAGAATGTTTTTAATAAGTATTTGTCTAGAATTTTCAACCTTCTAATTAATCTAATTTATTGATGTAGTATTTCGGGTATTTACTCGCTACAAAGGTAAATTGATTTTTTGATAATGGCTGATTGGTTTTAAAAGAATTAACGGTTAAAGTTGTTTTTGTTCCATTTTTTCCAGTTTCAATCAAATTGTAGATGTGTTTTGTCTGAACGTCAACACCTAACAAAATTTCTTTTCTTTGATCTTTTCCGCTAGTTGGAACCAATTTGATGTATTGAATTTTTCTTCCTTTTACATTCTGAACAATGTCCATGTTGTATTTGTAGCCAGAATTAAAGAAAGTAAGCATTTTTGAAGGAGTGATTGCATTATCATCTTTCTCGTTTACTTTAGAAATAGTAACTTCTTCGTCTTCAGGAACAATAGTGTATGTTTTTTGACCGTCAAAAATTTTAGTAACGCCCATGAAATTTAAAACATATTGGTTTCCTTTCATTGTTACGTTTCCTTTACTGTCTTGATTGATGTTTTCTTTGGCATTATTCAAAGAATATTTAAAATCGATAACAATATTGTCGTAGCTTTTTATTTTAGAAGTTACTTCGTTCAATAAATCTTTCGCTTTTTTATCTTGCGCCTGAATAGAAGTGAAGCTCAAAAGCAAAATGATTGCCATTTGGAAACACTTTTTAGTCATGTTTGTGATAGAATTGTTGTTGATTTCTTGAATTTTTGCTTTCATGATTGGATTAATTTTGTTCATTATTAAAAAATTGATCAAGAGCATTTAAATCTAAAATGTTTACACTGCGTGCTTTACTGCCTTCAAACGGACCAACAATACCTGCTGCCTCAAGTTGATCGATCAAACGACCAGCTCTGTTGTATCCTAATTTTAATTTTCGTTGCAATAAAGAAGCAGAACCCTGCTGTGCATTGACAATAATCTCTGCCGCTTCTCTAAATAAAGTATCTCTTTCGGAAATATCTATATCAAGATTAATGCCACTTTCTTCTCCGACAAACTCTGGAAGCAAATAAGCTGTAGCGTAAGCTTTTTGTCCGCCAATGAAATCTGTAATTTTTTCTACTTCTGGAGTGTCAATGAAAGCGCATTGTACACGGATTACGTCGTTTCCATTAGTGTATAATAAATCTCCGCGTCCAATAAGCTGATCTGCACCTTGAGTATCCAAAATAGTTCTAGAGTCAATTTTAGAAGTTACTCTAAATGCTATTCTGGCAGGGAAATTGGCTTTAATTAAACCTGTAATAACGTTTACAGAAGGTCTTTGTGTTGCAATAATTAAGTGAATACCAATAGCACGGGCTAATTGAGCCAAACGCGCAATCGGAACTTCAACTTCTTTTCCTGCAGTCATAATCAAATCGGCAAACTCATCGACAACCAAAACGATGTAAGGTAAAAATCTATGACCGGCTTCTGGGTTTAATTTTCTCGCTTTAAATTTATCGTTGTATTCTTTAATGTTACGAACCATCGCGTCTTTTAGTAAAGAATAACGATTGTCCATTTCAGTACAAAGCGAATTTAAAGTATTGACAACTTTTGCGTTATCTGTAATAATAGCGTCTTCTGTATCAGGAAGTTTGGCTAAATAATGTCTTTCAATTTTATTAAAAAGTGTAAGCTCCACTTTTTTCGGGTCAACTAAAACAAATTTTACTTCTGCTGGATGTTTTTTATATAAAAGAGAAGTTAAAACCGCATTTAATCCAACCGATTTTCCTTGTCCAGTAGCACCCGCCATCAGTAAGTGAGGCATTTTAGCTAAATCGACAACAAAAGTTTCGTTTGAAATGGTTTTTCCTAAAGCAATTGGCAGTTCCATTTCAGCTTCTTGGAATTTTGCAGCTCCAATAACACTTTTCATAGAAACCATAGTTGGGTTTTTATTCGGAACCTCGATACCAATTGTCCCTTTTCCTGGAATTGGCGCAATAATACGAATTCCTAAAGCTGACAATGACAAAGCAATATCATCTTCTAAACTTTTAATTTTAGAAATTCTGATTCCAGCTTCCGGCACAATTTCGTATAAAGTAACAGATGGCCCAACCGTTGCTTTAATTTGTGCAATTTCAATTTTGTAGTTTCGAAGTGTATCTACAATCCTATTTTTATTTTCTTCTAATTCTTCTTGATTGATTGTAATTCCTCCAGTCGAATATTCTTTTAATAAATCAATGGTTGGGAATTTGTAATTGGATAAATCCAAAGTTGGATCAAATAATCCGAAATCGGCAACTAAGCGAGAAGCCAAGTTTTCTTCGATAATATCTTCTTCCTCTGCTTTTTCAATTACAAATGCTTCATCAGGAGAAACTAATGGAAGCTCTTGTTTTGGAGTAATTGGCTTTAAAACTGGATTTAATTCAATTTCAGACGAATGAGAAATAGTTGGCTTTAAAGCTTCTTTGTTAAGTTCGAATTGCGTGTCAACTGTTTTGATGTGAATGTCATCTATTTCAGGATCGCTTTCTACTTCTTCTTCTTCTTTAATAGCAAATTCTTCTAAATTGTAAGCGCTTTCAGGTTGATTTACCGCTGGTTTTAAAGTGTCTAATTCTGATTTAAATTCTTTTTTAGTAGAATCAAAATACGATTGAATTTTTTCTGGTGATAATTTGATTTTGAAAATCAGATAGATAATTAAACCAAAAAGTAGCGTAAGCAATGTACCTGTTTTTCCGATATAATCTTGAAGGAATAAGTTCAATTCGTAACCAATTGTTCCACCTAATTCTGGTGCAGAAGTAGCAAAGAAACCAAACAGTACAGAAACGATAATAATGGCAAAAATATCCCAGAACCAGGTGTTTTTTAGTTTTTGAGTTGAAAGCTCCAATGCCAAAAACATTCCGGTTAGGAAAAATAGACGTACGAAAATAAAAGACGCAAGTCCGAAACCTCTGTAAATAATTAAATCGGCCAAATAAGCCCCGAATTTTCCGAGCCAGTTCTCAGCAACTTCGGTACGATCACCGATCTGATTTACAACACTTTGGTCATTTTGCCATTGTCCGTTTACATAAAAAGAAATAAATGCGACCAATAGTGCAATAGAAAAAAGAACCAAAAGACAGCCTAAAACAAATCTTTGCTGTTTAGACATCTTAAATGATCTTTTAACTCCTTCCTGTTTTTCGTTTTTTTTATCTACAGTTTCTTTTTTATTTTTTGCCATTCTTGCGTTTTCCTTTGCCTAAATAAATTTTGGGATATAAATAATCAAGCCTATTGCAATTGCAGTCATTGCGGCAAAAAATACCGCTCCGGCAGCAATATCTTTAATAAAACCGATTCGTTTGCTGTAATCAGGATGGATAAAATCGGCAATTTTTTCTACTGCCGTATTTAATCCTTCAATAGCTAAAACTAAACCAATGGCTAAGGTTTGACATAGCCATTCGGTTTGAGAAATATGAAAATAGAATCCAGCAATTGTCATGATAATTCCCAATGAGAATTGAACCATAATGCTGTGTTCTGTTTTAATTAATTTTACAGCTCCGTTAAAAGCATACGTCATGCTTTTTAAACGACCTGTAACAAAAGTATTGTCTTTTTGAAACTCCATTTAAAGGAAAATATTATAATGCTGCTAAAGCTGCTTCGTAATTTGGTTCGTTTGCAATTTCTGCTACTTGTTCTGTATGAACAATTTTTCCGTTAGCATCTACAACAATGATCGCTCTTGAGTGTAAACCTGCTAATGGTCCGTCAACGATTTCTAATCCATTTGCTTTGCCAAAAGCTCCAGATTGAAAATCTGATAAGTTAACCACATTTTCTAAACCTTCAGCACCACAAAAACGTTTTTGAGCAAAAGGTAAATCTCTAGAAATACATAATACTGTAGTGTTTTCTAATTCGCTTGCACTTGCATTGAAAGTTCTAACTGATGTTGCGCAAGTTCCTGTATCAACACTAGGAAAGATGTTTAAAACTAATTTTTTACCAGCGAAATTGCTTAATGAAGCAACAGATAAATCGTTTTGTACTAATTTGAAGTCAGCTAATTGCGATCCAACTGCTGGTAATTCGCCTGATGTATGAACTGGATTTCCTCCTAATGTGATAGATGCCATGATTTTTGTTTAAAATTAATGAGGCTCAAAAGTAAGGATTAATATTTTAATCTAAAAGTATTTGTTAAGGGTTTAAGGAGAGATTAAGGATGGTTTTTTGATGGCCACGAATTCACGAATTTATCTAATTATTTTAGATTTATTACGTTTGTCGATAACCATAAAAGTCAATTGAAACCGTTTGCCCGCGAGAGGGATAGGAGCTGGCTACCGAAGTAGCGCGGATAGCCCGACATCATCCCGATAAAAGGGCGGATATGCGCAAAGTGAGTTAGCCCTTTTATCGGGATGATGTCTCGTCCAAATCATTATTTTTATGCACAAAAAAAAGCGTCCCTAAATTAGAAACGCTTTCTCAGTCTTGTTTTTGTATTTATTCTTGGGAAGGAGGTCGACTTACTTATCGATTGAGCCTAATACACGTTTCATGAACGTATTTAAAGCTTCTTTTTTATCTGTTCCTTGGGCAACTAATTTTTGTACTTCAAGGGCACCGTACATATTCGAAATCAATTCGCCGATTACGTCTAATTCTTCGTCTTTAAGAGAAGGAATTTCGGTCATTGCTTCTAGAACTTCGATCGTTTCTATGATATAATCCTGATCGTTTTCTTCGATGAATTGTGTTAAATGCTTAATTACAGGTAATTTCATGTTTAGATTTCTTAGATTTTTAGACTTTATTAGACTTCTTAGACTTTCTATAAATTTTGCAACATCTAAGTTGTCTAAAATCTAAGTAAGTCTAACGATCTAAAATTAAACAATAGCGTTTACTAAGTCAATTAAAACTTCTTGTTTGTTAGTTTGCGTTTCGCCAACTAATTGTCCGTTTACGAAAGTGGCAAATGTTGGCAAGTTGCTCACATTAGCTAATTTTCTAGACTCTGGAGAGTTTTCTGCATCAACCAAAACAAAAGTGATAGCTTCGTTTTCTGTTGCTAATTTTTTGAATTTTGGTTTCATAATACGGCAATTTCCACACCATGAAGCTGAATATTGTACTACTACTTTTTCGTTTTTAGCAACTAAATCTGCTAACGTATCTTCGTTTAAGTCGATTAACATAAGTTTTATTTTTTGAGATTCTAAGGTGCTAAGATTCTAAGGTTCTGAGTTTTTGAACCTTTGTGGATTTTAACAACTATAATTTTTTGAGATTTTTTGAGAGAGGATTAGATTTCTAAGTTACTAAGGCCTAAGAGTAAATCTTAGAACCTTAGCATCTTAGTATCTTAGTAACTAATTAAAAATTAGTTAGCGCTTAAGTATTCAGCAGTACTGATTCTGTCTGCAGACATAGCTTCTTTACCAGCTTCCCAGTTTGCTGGACAAACTTCACCTTTAGTTTGAATGTGTGTGTAAGCGTCAACCATTCTTAAGTATTCGTTTACGTTACGTCCTAATGGCATATCGTTAACACTTTCGTGGAAGATTTTTCCAGTTTCGTCAATTAGGTAAGTAGCTCTGTAAGTTACGTTTGAACCTTCGATGATAACTGAATCAGTGTCTTCACTGTAGCTTGTAGATTCGATATCAAGAATACCTAAAATGTTAGCTAAGTTACGGTTTGTATCCGCTAAGATTGGGTAAGTAACACCTTCGATTCCACCATTGTTTTTTGGAGTATTTAACCAAGCAAAGTGAACTTCGTTAGTATCGCAAGAAGCACCAATTACGATAGTATTTCTTTTTTCGAATTCTGGTAATGCAGCTTGAAAGGCGTGTAATTCAGTTGGGCAAACAAAAGTGAAATCTTTTGGGTACCAAAACAATAATACTTTTTTGTTGTTGTTTACTGCTTCTTCAAAAATGTTGATTTTTAAATTATCACCCATTTCTGAGATAGCATCTACTGCAATACTTGGGAATTTTTTTCCTACTAAAGACATATTTTTCGTTTTACGTTAAAAATTTATTTCTGGTGCAAAAGTAGGGCATAAGTACAGGCACTTACAATAAGATGTGATTATAAAAACTTATAAGTTGATAAATTTTGACTATTTTGATTTTTAACTTATTGGATATCAATGTTTACTGGAAGAATTCCGTTTAAAGAAATTTTCTCTAAAAATTGAATTCCCGCAGTTTTTTGAAATTCTTCAAAATCTTGATAAGCCTGAATTAGTCCTGAAGCCTTTTTCAGATTCGGAATTAAAGGCAATGCATACGGATTTCCGAAAACAAATACGATGCATTTTTTAGTCTGCAATAATTCAGAAAGTAGTTTTATAACTTCGTTATCAATTTCGAAATTATTCAGAGGTTTTGCTTTTGGAACAAATAATGAAATTAAAATGGCTTCGAAATTGTCTAATTCTTTTTGAATTGATGAAATATCTGAAACTTCTAGATTTTCAAAAGCAAATTCTGGAGAATCAAGTTTTGAGTTCAGTGTTTTGAAAAATGTATTTTCAGTATTTTTATATAAACTCAGTTTAGCAAGTTTATTGTTTTTCTGTGCTTCAAAAGCTAGTTCAGCACTTGAGTTGTCTATAATTTTAGTAATTGCATTTTGAGCAATTTCTAAGTTTATTTTTGATGTTTTTTCGAAATCCAATTCGCCAGAAACTGCAGTGTTTCCAGAAAGAATTCCAGCTTTTTCTTTGGCTTTCATGATTCGGTTGTAACTTTCGAAAATACGATCTGGTGAAGCATTTTTATAGATTGCTTCAATTCCTTCGGGAACATTTTCGGCAAAACATAAAATATCATTTCCTGCATTAAAAGCTTCCCATTCTAGTTGACCTTTGGTTTCGTACAATTTAGAAACGCTGTGCATATTTAAAGCATCAGAAATCACCAAACCATCATAACCTAATTTGTCGCGCAAAAGATCCTGAATAACCGCTTTTGATAAAGTTGCAGAAGTATCTTTTCCGT includes these proteins:
- a CDS encoding glycoside hydrolase family 3 protein; the encoded protein is MKITDEALRQRIGQFFFPAVFINDTEENIQETERLIKEHNIGGLTFFHSRASAATNYESKKKVVFNDDSYEKIKALIARYQKAASTPLLISIDAEWGLAMRIEKTPQYPYAITLGALPENKSDLVYEVGKQIGLDLKAAGIQYNLSPLADINNNPNNPVIGYRSFGENKEKVANFAVEYLKGMSEVGVLGCLKHFPGHGNTNIDSHLGLPVLKETLEELMENELYPFIKGIENNVDSIMIGHLAVPSLNDGKDTSATLSKAVIQDLLRDKLGYDGLVISDALNMHSVSKLYETKGQLEWEAFNAGNDILCFAENVPEGIEAIYKNASPDRIFESYNRIMKAKEKAGILSGNTAVSGELDFEKTSKINLEIAQNAITKIIDNSSAELAFEAQKNNKLAKLSLYKNTENTFFKTLNSKLDSPEFAFENLEVSDISSIQKELDNFEAILISLFVPKAKPLNNFEIDNEVIKLLSELLQTKKCIVFVFGNPYALPLIPNLKKASGLIQAYQDFEEFQKTAGIQFLEKISLNGILPVNIDIQ